The Deltaproteobacteria bacterium genome window below encodes:
- a CDS encoding transposase, with protein MQAPALAVGDGALGFWAAVRELRPETREQRCWFHKLGNVIDKLPKSLRSKAKAALHEIVYAEGREPARKAIEAFATTFGAKHPKAVECLRKDESKLLTFFDFPAEHWKHLRTSNVIESTFATVRLRTRVTKGPGCRKKALTMAFKLLQQAGARWRRLDGHQLLPLVRAGVKFVDGVRQERNKSEEHAA; from the coding sequence ATGCAAGCTCCGGCGCTCGCGGTCGGCGACGGTGCGCTCGGCTTCTGGGCCGCCGTGCGCGAATTGCGGCCCGAGACTCGCGAGCAGCGGTGCTGGTTCCACAAGCTCGGCAACGTGATCGACAAGTTGCCGAAGTCGCTGCGGTCGAAGGCAAAGGCGGCACTGCACGAGATCGTGTACGCCGAGGGACGCGAGCCCGCACGCAAGGCGATCGAGGCGTTCGCGACGACGTTCGGCGCCAAGCACCCCAAGGCCGTCGAGTGCTTGCGCAAGGACGAGTCGAAGCTGCTCACCTTCTTCGACTTCCCCGCCGAGCACTGGAAGCACCTGCGCACCAGCAACGTGATCGAGTCGACGTTCGCGACGGTGCGCCTCAGGACGCGCGTCACGAAGGGCCCGGGCTGCCGGAAGAAGGCGCTCACGATGGCGTTCAAGCTGCTGCAGCAAGCAGGGGCACGGTGGCGTCGACTCGATGGCCATCAACTGCTCCCCCTTGTCCGAGCCGGAGTGAAGTTCGTCGACGGAGTTCGTCAAGAGCGGAACAAGTCGGAGGAGCACGCCGCCTGA
- a CDS encoding hydrolase, whose translation MRTKHPCPCCGFLTLDELPPGTFAVCPVCYWEDDDAQFRDPNLAGGANEVSLVRARMNFREFGASSAAHAGSVRQPLPAEQPPPSSR comes from the coding sequence ATGAGAACGAAACACCCTTGTCCTTGCTGTGGCTTCTTGACGCTCGACGAGCTGCCGCCGGGAACGTTCGCGGTTTGTCCGGTCTGCTACTGGGAGGACGACGACGCTCAGTTCAGAGACCCCAACCTGGCCGGTGGGGCCAACGAGGTTTCTCTCGTTCGGGCACGTATGAACTTTCGAGAGTTCGGCGCCAGCAGTGCGGCTCACGCCGGCTCGGTGCGGCAGCCGCTTCCGGCTGAGCAGCCGCCGCCTTCATCTCGATGA
- a CDS encoding IS3 family transposase: protein MYEMTSSANPRKVETETRERAHRRRFTKEYKLRVLQDADACTKPGEVGALLRREGLYSSHLTSWRGQRLEGTLKALERKRGPKPKQTAEQAELEKLRRDNERLREKLRKAEKIIEVKKTLGGVGAGQRRHRGADVKAAVDELADQLGVAVACEALGVPRSTAYRWRQPALHGPRRPRRRPSRALSEAERTNVLEVLHSERFVDKAPATVHATLLDEQHYLCHPRTMYRILALQDEIRERRDQARHPKYARPELIATAPNQVWTWDVTWLRGPVKYTYYPLYVIIDLFSRYNPGWMLAHEESGELAAKLIREACNRHGIEPGTLKLHADRGPVPRGKTVKQLLRDLEITASFSRPRVSNDNPHSESEFHTLKSHPDFPERFESFDHARDFCRRFFAWYNDEHRHSGIARLTPADVFFGRATEVLAQRQLVMNEAFAKNPERFVAGPPQVPTLPKAVWINPPENRSESELGLH from the coding sequence ATGTACGAAATGACATCGAGCGCGAACCCACGGAAGGTCGAGACGGAGACCCGAGAGAGAGCGCATCGGCGGCGCTTCACGAAGGAGTACAAGCTGCGCGTGCTGCAGGATGCCGACGCCTGCACGAAGCCGGGCGAAGTGGGCGCACTGCTGCGGCGAGAGGGCCTGTACTCGTCGCACCTCACGAGCTGGCGCGGGCAGAGGCTCGAGGGTACGTTGAAGGCGTTGGAGCGCAAACGCGGACCCAAGCCGAAGCAGACGGCGGAGCAGGCCGAGCTGGAGAAGCTGCGGCGTGACAACGAGCGCCTGCGCGAGAAGCTGCGCAAGGCCGAGAAGATCATCGAGGTCAAAAAAACTCTCGGAGGTGTTGGGGCTGGACAGCGACGACACCGAGGAGCCGACGTGAAGGCAGCGGTCGACGAACTCGCGGACCAGCTCGGCGTGGCGGTCGCCTGCGAGGCGCTCGGCGTGCCGCGGAGCACTGCGTACCGCTGGCGGCAGCCGGCCCTGCATGGCCCCCGCCGACCACGTCGACGACCTTCACGCGCGCTCTCCGAAGCCGAGCGGACCAACGTGCTTGAGGTGCTCCACTCCGAGCGCTTCGTCGACAAGGCGCCGGCGACCGTGCACGCCACGTTGCTCGACGAGCAGCACTACCTCTGCCATCCCCGCACGATGTATCGGATTCTGGCGCTGCAGGACGAGATCCGCGAGCGCCGCGATCAAGCCCGGCACCCAAAGTACGCGCGACCCGAACTGATCGCCACGGCACCCAACCAGGTCTGGACGTGGGACGTGACGTGGCTGCGCGGTCCGGTGAAGTACACCTACTACCCGCTGTACGTGATCATCGATCTCTTCAGCCGCTACAACCCGGGCTGGATGCTCGCCCACGAGGAGAGCGGCGAGCTCGCGGCGAAGCTGATCCGCGAGGCGTGCAACCGCCACGGGATCGAACCGGGCACGCTCAAGCTGCACGCCGACCGCGGGCCCGTGCCCAGGGGCAAGACTGTGAAGCAGCTGCTGCGCGACCTCGAGATCACGGCGTCGTTCAGCCGACCGCGCGTCAGCAACGACAACCCGCACTCCGAGTCCGAGTTCCACACCCTCAAGTCGCACCCAGATTTCCCGGAGCGCTTCGAGAGCTTCGACCACGCGCGCGACTTCTGCCGGCGCTTCTTCGCCTGGTACAACGACGAGCACCGGCACTCCGGCATCGCTCGCCTCACTCCCGCCGACGTCTTCTTCGGGCGCGCCACCGAGGTCCTCGCGCAGCGCCAGCTCGTGATGAACGAAGCCTTCGCGAAGAACCCAGAGCGCTTCGTCGCAGGCCCACCGCAGGTGCCCACGCTCCCCAAGGCAGTCTGGATCAACCCACCCGAGAATCGCTCGGAGAGCGAGCTCGGACTTCACTAA
- a CDS encoding RHS repeat-associated core domain-containing protein, whose product MYRDNAALEAVNDYRYDALYRLVEASGREHEGQAANGRTPRTGDAVVLPLRATSPNDPKAMRRYVQRYRYDAVGNLRTLQHHAGAGSFRREYAYAEHGNRLRATGNAAQALHERYAYDVAGHMVAMPHLQKLVWDENDALELVHRGTQQVWLQYAGGVRVRKLVRSGDGVVEDRVYLGAEELYTKRRAGVVVERTLTEHVGGALQVDIKLVADGNTIAKPVALRRYALADHLGSVKLEVDPDGKVIAYEEFHPYGTSSYRAMRSGLDAVASRYRYTGMERDEETGLAQHGARYYAAWLGRWTSADPTGLGDGVNRYAYCRGSPLTFSDTNGCDAVSATDPAVLTAMLQAESTRQAAVQHAWRSQMQHALDGVDEVDVAIAAASASEALHGPDLPEASWSGAVENFLADAAVTSAQIALVPLMWKPDAPAVRWAGELEAYKNPYVVREEHRAIQAASEWVLIAATIVFEPGNAAGVASIARGGLAQLRRLRGAVLRPLGAKADDAIRPAVRLAHRVDLSAGGELIDDGVRSVDQPLANTAAEGGGLKALPPARTFTSFRDQAAFDQHFAKHAAEWGEGNITQAGYLRRAQSFGMCQRE is encoded by the coding sequence GTGTACCGCGACAACGCGGCGCTCGAAGCGGTCAACGACTACCGCTATGACGCGCTGTACCGTTTGGTCGAGGCCAGCGGTCGCGAGCACGAGGGCCAAGCCGCCAACGGCCGCACGCCGCGGACCGGCGACGCGGTCGTGCTGCCGCTGCGCGCGACCTCGCCGAATGACCCAAAGGCGATGCGGCGGTACGTGCAGCGCTACCGCTACGACGCCGTCGGCAACCTGCGCACGCTGCAGCACCACGCTGGCGCGGGCTCATTTCGTCGCGAGTATGCGTACGCCGAGCACGGCAACCGACTGCGCGCGACCGGCAACGCCGCGCAGGCGCTGCACGAGCGGTACGCGTATGACGTCGCCGGTCACATGGTCGCGATGCCGCACCTGCAGAAGCTGGTGTGGGACGAGAACGATGCGCTCGAGCTCGTGCATCGGGGCACGCAGCAGGTCTGGCTGCAGTACGCCGGTGGCGTGCGCGTGCGCAAGCTGGTCCGCAGCGGCGACGGTGTCGTCGAGGACCGCGTGTACCTCGGTGCCGAGGAGCTGTACACCAAGCGGCGCGCCGGCGTGGTCGTCGAGCGGACGCTGACGGAGCACGTCGGCGGTGCGTTGCAGGTCGACATCAAGCTCGTCGCGGACGGGAACACGATCGCGAAGCCCGTCGCGCTGCGGCGGTATGCGCTGGCGGATCATCTCGGGAGCGTGAAGCTCGAGGTGGATCCCGATGGCAAGGTGATCGCGTACGAGGAGTTTCATCCGTACGGGACCTCGAGCTACCGCGCGATGCGGAGCGGGCTCGATGCGGTGGCGAGCCGGTATCGGTATACCGGCATGGAGCGCGACGAGGAGACCGGGCTCGCGCAGCACGGGGCGAGGTACTACGCGGCGTGGTTGGGGCGGTGGACTTCAGCCGATCCGACGGGGCTCGGCGACGGCGTGAACCGGTACGCGTACTGCCGCGGAAGCCCACTCACGTTCAGCGACACGAACGGCTGCGACGCCGTGTCGGCGACCGATCCAGCCGTGCTGACCGCGATGCTGCAGGCCGAGTCGACACGGCAGGCAGCGGTGCAGCACGCCTGGCGTTCACAGATGCAGCATGCGCTCGATGGCGTCGATGAGGTCGATGTCGCGATCGCTGCCGCGTCGGCCAGCGAAGCGCTCCACGGACCGGACCTGCCGGAGGCGAGCTGGTCCGGTGCGGTCGAGAACTTCTTGGCCGACGCGGCCGTGACGAGTGCGCAGATTGCCCTGGTTCCACTCATGTGGAAACCCGATGCGCCGGCCGTTCGTTGGGCCGGCGAACTCGAGGCGTACAAGAATCCCTACGTGGTCCGCGAAGAGCACCGCGCGATACAGGCGGCTTCCGAGTGGGTCCTCATCGCCGCGACGATCGTGTTCGAGCCCGGCAACGCCGCTGGAGTTGCGTCCATCGCTCGCGGCGGGCTCGCGCAGCTCAGGCGTCTCCGAGGGGCGGTGCTCCGTCCTTTGGGCGCCAAAGCCGATGACGCCATCCGGCCCGCGGTCAGGCTGGCGCACAGGGTCGATCTCTCCGCGGGCGGCGAGCTTATCGATGATGGGGTACGGAGCGTTGACCAGCCGCTCGCGAACACCGCCGCCGAGGGGGGAGGGTTGAAGGCGCTTCCCCCGGCGCGCACGTTCACGAGCTTTCGTGATCAAGCCGCGTTTGACCAACACTTCGCCAAGCACGCCGCGGAATGGGGCGAAGGGAACATCACGCAGGCAGGCTACCTCCGCCGTGCGCAGTCATTCGGCATGTGTCAACGAGAATGA